A stretch of Myxococcus hansupus DNA encodes these proteins:
- a CDS encoding phosphoenolpyruvate carboxylase: MARLRAVDQPLRRDVRLLGRLLGEVLVEQEGQALFDLEEEVRRLAIQRRRGPVAGRRAVAAELAEVLQRLPLEQAEPVLRAFSVYFQLVNLAEQHHRIRRARTHADAASAKPQRGSLESTLLLLKEAGVPAQRVREAMGNMQVILTLTAHPTQAVRRTLLEKLYRMAGLLEERDRCELTPRESATNLESLREEITLLWQTDELRRERPTVGDEVKNVLWYVEEVLAEELSLLPELLDWAFERAYGEPLGPVETPVRVHSWVGGDMDGNPLVTPDVFADTLRAHRARGLRRLLQDLERLGGRLSQSARHAKPSEELLRSVEKDAQELPEAERRYGPRTPGEPLRHKLRFMEERLHRALHYVTRQRAGEPIPMPSGAYRTPEALLADLDVLARALEASKGTHAGLRDVRRVRQRVLALGLSLAELEVRAPAEDAVSAAASFDGGPEPTEGGQRLLQVLARLKDAQSESGEPACRTLILSMASTAEDVLAAFKCLKHAGLWDDARGCATVDVVPLFEQLGALDSGPDVLRTLFANPEYRRQVDARGGQEVMVGYSDSGKEVGLLAASAALYRAQVALTEVCREAGVPLRLFHGRGESVARGGGPAQEAILALPPGAVAGGYKATEQGEALDHKYARPELARRTLELILGGVLLHTLDAQPRPEVEAERTFRKAFDTLAETGRKAYRSLVWEDPSFLEFFTTATPVEEIASLPIGSRPSKRRAGGLESLRAIPWVFGWTQNRAILPGWFGVGSALEAFAKEEGGAALLKRMYREWPFFRAVIDNVTMVLAKSDMAIAGRYAALAPASTRALWRRIQQEHRRTRRQVKRLTGESKLLDNNPQLQRSISLRNPYVDPMSFLQVELLKRKREGQAEVDRPLLLTLNGIAAGMRNTG, from the coding sequence ATGGCTCGACTGCGTGCGGTGGATCAACCGCTTCGCCGGGACGTCCGCCTGCTTGGCCGGCTCCTGGGAGAAGTGCTCGTCGAACAGGAAGGGCAAGCGCTCTTCGACCTGGAAGAGGAGGTGCGCCGCCTCGCCATTCAACGGCGGCGTGGCCCCGTGGCCGGACGGCGCGCGGTGGCGGCCGAGCTGGCGGAGGTGCTCCAGCGCCTGCCGCTGGAACAGGCCGAGCCCGTGCTGCGTGCCTTCTCCGTCTACTTCCAGCTCGTGAACCTGGCGGAGCAGCACCACCGCATCCGCCGCGCCCGCACCCATGCGGACGCCGCGTCGGCGAAGCCCCAGCGCGGCTCGTTGGAGTCCACGCTGCTGCTGCTCAAGGAGGCCGGCGTTCCCGCGCAGCGGGTGCGCGAGGCCATGGGCAACATGCAGGTGATTCTGACGCTCACCGCGCACCCCACGCAGGCGGTGCGCCGCACGCTGCTGGAGAAGCTCTACCGGATGGCGGGGCTGCTGGAGGAACGGGACCGCTGCGAGCTGACGCCGCGCGAGTCCGCGACCAATCTGGAGTCGCTGCGCGAGGAAATCACGCTGCTGTGGCAGACGGACGAGCTGCGCCGCGAGCGCCCCACCGTGGGCGACGAGGTGAAGAACGTCCTCTGGTACGTGGAGGAGGTGCTCGCGGAGGAGCTGTCCCTGCTGCCGGAGCTGCTGGACTGGGCCTTCGAGCGCGCCTACGGCGAACCGCTGGGGCCGGTGGAGACGCCCGTGCGTGTCCACTCGTGGGTGGGCGGGGACATGGACGGCAACCCGCTGGTGACGCCCGACGTGTTCGCGGACACGTTGCGCGCGCACCGCGCCCGTGGGCTGCGGCGGCTGCTCCAGGACCTGGAGCGGCTGGGAGGCCGGCTGTCCCAGTCGGCGCGCCACGCGAAGCCGTCCGAGGAGCTGCTGCGCTCGGTGGAGAAGGACGCGCAGGAGCTGCCCGAGGCCGAGCGCCGCTACGGCCCGCGCACGCCGGGCGAGCCGCTGCGCCACAAGCTGCGCTTCATGGAGGAGCGGCTCCACCGCGCGCTCCACTACGTCACGCGGCAGCGCGCCGGAGAGCCCATCCCGATGCCGTCCGGGGCCTACCGCACGCCCGAGGCGTTGCTGGCGGACCTGGACGTGCTGGCGCGCGCGTTGGAGGCGTCGAAGGGCACGCACGCGGGGCTTCGCGATGTCCGGCGGGTGCGGCAGCGGGTGCTCGCGCTGGGCCTGTCCCTGGCGGAGCTGGAGGTGCGCGCGCCCGCCGAGGACGCGGTGAGCGCGGCGGCCTCGTTCGACGGTGGCCCGGAGCCCACCGAAGGCGGACAGCGCCTGCTGCAGGTGCTGGCGCGCCTGAAGGACGCGCAGTCCGAGTCGGGTGAGCCGGCCTGCCGCACGCTCATCCTCAGCATGGCCAGCACGGCCGAGGACGTGCTCGCGGCCTTCAAGTGCCTGAAGCACGCGGGCCTGTGGGACGACGCGCGCGGCTGCGCCACCGTGGACGTGGTGCCACTGTTCGAGCAGCTCGGGGCGCTGGACTCCGGGCCGGACGTGCTGCGCACGCTCTTCGCGAACCCGGAGTACCGGCGCCAGGTGGACGCGCGGGGTGGCCAGGAAGTGATGGTGGGCTACAGCGACTCCGGCAAGGAGGTGGGGCTCCTCGCGGCGAGCGCGGCGCTCTACCGCGCGCAGGTGGCGCTCACGGAGGTGTGTCGCGAGGCCGGCGTGCCGCTGCGGCTGTTCCACGGCCGCGGCGAGTCCGTGGCGCGTGGCGGCGGCCCCGCGCAGGAGGCCATCCTCGCGCTGCCGCCCGGCGCGGTGGCGGGTGGCTACAAGGCCACGGAGCAGGGCGAGGCGTTGGACCACAAGTACGCACGCCCGGAGCTGGCGCGGCGCACGTTGGAGCTCATCCTGGGCGGCGTGCTGCTGCACACGCTGGACGCGCAGCCTCGGCCGGAGGTGGAGGCCGAGCGGACCTTCCGCAAGGCCTTCGACACGCTGGCGGAGACGGGCCGGAAGGCCTATCGCTCGCTGGTGTGGGAGGACCCGTCCTTCCTGGAGTTCTTCACCACGGCGACGCCGGTGGAGGAGATTGCCTCGCTGCCCATCGGCTCGCGCCCCAGCAAGCGCCGCGCGGGCGGGTTGGAGTCGCTGCGCGCGATTCCGTGGGTGTTCGGATGGACGCAGAACCGCGCCATCCTGCCGGGCTGGTTCGGCGTGGGCTCGGCGCTGGAGGCGTTCGCCAAGGAGGAGGGTGGGGCGGCGCTGCTCAAGCGCATGTACCGGGAGTGGCCCTTCTTCCGCGCCGTCATCGACAACGTCACCATGGTGCTGGCCAAGTCGGACATGGCCATCGCCGGGCGTTACGCGGCGCTGGCGCCCGCGAGCACCCGCGCGCTGTGGCGGCGCATCCAGCAGGAGCACCGACGCACGCGCAGGCAGGTGAAGCGGCTGACGGGGGAGTCGAAGCTGCTCGACAACAACCCGCAGCTCCAGCGCAGCATCTCCCTGCGCAACCCCTACGTGGACCCCATGTCCTTCCTCCAGGTGGAGCTGCTCAAGCGCAAGCGCGAGGGCCAGGCGGAGGTGGACCGTCCACTGTTGCTCACCCTGAACGGCATTGCCGCCGGCATGCGCAACACCGGCTAG
- a CDS encoding SGNH/GDSL hydrolase family protein produces the protein MGMKPGLRKIVACAGGMLLACAGSIDGAPDELAPPNDDNHASTIESNAPDASLEVAPVLVLNDERQVQTAPPSPPAATSFQPGFHQALRTSHSVGATTTFRMKVPVARAGARVRVTFRSGDGSMTLVRASVAHAGAAGELVSAPVPLTFDGSEGFTVTARTRKTSDAVAFPVSFRDELAITFEARGALASSTISAFPGSSSRAGSHAMSTGALGGAVFDHAIGVATVDVEGPTGRAVVAIGDSITEGYIDTKNDTRNAWPALVETALGVPVVNAGVSGQGFYDALMQLDGEVLGLQGITDCVVLLGTNDLGDKNSVALIQTRMTTLLSRLAPFCRTWVSTLLPKEKSNYAPYEAVKTQRLEFNAWVRGGGAGPDVIDLDAVTRQSVNVHLFLDGLEVDGIHPSQQGHRVMADEVSRVLREQGGL, from the coding sequence ATGGGAATGAAGCCGGGGTTGCGGAAGATCGTCGCGTGCGCTGGCGGCATGCTGCTGGCGTGCGCGGGGAGCATCGATGGTGCGCCGGACGAGCTTGCACCGCCGAACGATGACAACCACGCCTCCACCATCGAGAGCAACGCGCCAGACGCGTCGCTGGAAGTCGCACCGGTGCTGGTGCTCAACGACGAAAGACAGGTGCAGACCGCGCCGCCGTCGCCCCCCGCCGCGACGTCCTTCCAGCCGGGCTTCCACCAGGCGCTTCGCACGTCACACAGCGTGGGGGCCACGACGACGTTTCGCATGAAGGTGCCCGTGGCCCGCGCGGGTGCGCGGGTGCGCGTGACGTTCCGCTCGGGCGATGGGAGCATGACGCTGGTGCGCGCCTCGGTGGCGCACGCGGGCGCGGCCGGTGAGCTGGTGTCCGCGCCCGTGCCGCTCACCTTCGACGGAAGCGAGGGCTTCACGGTGACCGCGCGCACGCGGAAGACGTCGGATGCGGTGGCGTTCCCCGTGTCCTTCCGCGACGAGCTGGCCATCACCTTCGAGGCGCGAGGCGCGCTGGCCTCCAGCACCATCAGCGCGTTCCCCGGCAGCAGCTCGCGCGCGGGGAGCCACGCGATGAGCACCGGCGCGCTGGGAGGCGCGGTGTTCGACCATGCCATCGGCGTGGCCACCGTGGACGTGGAAGGCCCCACCGGACGCGCCGTCGTCGCGATTGGCGACAGCATCACCGAGGGCTACATCGACACGAAGAACGACACGCGCAATGCCTGGCCCGCGCTGGTGGAGACCGCGCTGGGCGTGCCGGTGGTGAACGCGGGCGTGAGCGGCCAGGGCTTCTACGACGCGCTGATGCAGCTCGACGGCGAGGTGCTGGGGCTCCAAGGCATCACCGACTGTGTGGTGCTGCTGGGCACCAATGACTTGGGCGACAAGAACTCCGTGGCGCTGATTCAAACGCGGATGACCACGCTGCTCAGCCGGCTGGCGCCCTTCTGCCGCACGTGGGTCAGCACGCTGCTGCCCAAGGAGAAGTCGAACTACGCGCCCTACGAGGCCGTGAAGACGCAGCGGCTGGAGTTCAACGCCTGGGTGCGCGGCGGCGGCGCGGGCCCGGACGTCATCGACCTGGACGCGGTGACGCGGCAGTCGGTGAACGTGCACCTGTTCCTGGACGGGCTGGAGGTGGACGGCATCCACCCCAGCCAACAAGGCCACCGGGTGATGGCGGACGAGGTGAGCCGCGTCCTGCGTGAGCAGGGCGGCCTCTAA
- a CDS encoding TIGR02266 family protein, producing the protein MTTKAADDMESGDAAYANRRADERVAARFEVRFEQTQDAARALRAYSINISAGGLCLKTRKAYDVGSQVRLSMSIEGEEFHLTGIIAWVRDEAEAIGVRFTDMNDEDRARLQRVVDSFKR; encoded by the coding sequence ATGACAACCAAGGCGGCGGATGACATGGAGAGCGGGGATGCTGCCTACGCGAACCGGCGTGCCGACGAGCGTGTGGCGGCGAGGTTCGAAGTTCGCTTCGAGCAGACGCAGGACGCGGCGCGGGCGTTGCGCGCGTACTCCATCAACATCTCCGCGGGTGGGCTGTGCCTGAAGACGCGGAAGGCCTACGACGTCGGCTCGCAGGTCCGCCTGTCCATGTCCATTGAAGGCGAGGAGTTCCACCTCACCGGCATCATCGCCTGGGTGCGCGACGAGGCGGAGGCCATCGGCGTGCGCTTCACGGACATGAACGACGAGGACCGGGCCCGGCTCCAGCGCGTGGTGGACAGCTTCAAGCGGTAG
- a CDS encoding GNAT family N-acetyltransferase has protein sequence MASLLKELGYPQGTDQQTVHWVVSHPEIEIFVAGDPQDRPVGMLSFSHRPQLRLRGRVATIDELVVTETWRRRGVGRALIRQILERCKVLSAKQLQLVSPMEVTPETRTFYTACGFSEIDSGVFRHVDTESQR, from the coding sequence ATGGCGTCGTTGCTGAAGGAGCTGGGCTACCCCCAGGGGACGGACCAGCAGACGGTCCACTGGGTCGTCAGCCATCCGGAGATTGAAATCTTCGTGGCCGGCGATCCTCAAGACAGGCCCGTGGGCATGCTGTCCTTCTCCCACCGGCCGCAGCTTCGGCTGCGCGGGCGCGTGGCCACCATCGACGAGTTGGTGGTGACGGAGACCTGGCGCCGCCGGGGCGTGGGCCGCGCGCTCATCCGCCAGATTCTGGAGCGGTGCAAGGTTCTGAGCGCGAAGCAGCTCCAGCTCGTCTCGCCCATGGAGGTGACGCCGGAGACGCGCACCTTCTACACGGCGTGTGGCTTCTCCGAAATCGACTCGGGCGTGTTCCGCCACGTGGATACGGAGTCGCAGCGCTGA
- a CDS encoding alpha-ketoacid dehydrogenase subunit beta yields MANMAQAIRMALHYAEEHLGVTDIFGEDVGAPLGGVFTCTQGLKTAWNSPLDERGIIGAAMGIAMAGGRPVAEIQFCDYVYNTIDLLKLAGNTSWSTNGDWNLPMVVRTPVGSGIRGSIYHSHSFDATMTHIAGWKVVMPSTPLDAYGLLITACQDKNPVMFLEPKALLRVKGEERIPGEPDDDRALSKLIDAPLGDRSQWKAQWPEGLQAYAVPFGKGKTVREGTQLTVVSYGRTLPLCAKAAENLAADGISAEVIDLRSLWPYDWELIKASVQKTGRVLFVNEDTEVTNFGEHLVRRTVEELFYSLLAPPRLLAGKFLPGIGLADALEMASVPQLSDITTAIRSLAAEQP; encoded by the coding sequence ATGGCGAACATGGCACAGGCCATCCGGATGGCCCTGCATTACGCCGAGGAGCACCTGGGCGTCACCGACATCTTCGGCGAGGACGTGGGCGCCCCCCTGGGCGGCGTCTTCACCTGCACCCAGGGCCTGAAGACGGCGTGGAACTCTCCCCTGGACGAGCGCGGCATCATCGGCGCGGCCATGGGCATCGCCATGGCCGGCGGCCGGCCGGTGGCGGAGATCCAGTTCTGCGACTACGTCTACAACACCATCGACCTGCTGAAGCTGGCGGGCAACACGAGCTGGTCCACCAACGGTGACTGGAACCTGCCGATGGTGGTGCGCACGCCGGTGGGCAGCGGCATCCGCGGGTCCATCTACCACTCGCACTCCTTCGACGCGACGATGACCCACATCGCCGGGTGGAAGGTGGTGATGCCCTCCACGCCGCTGGACGCGTACGGGCTGCTCATCACCGCGTGCCAGGACAAGAACCCCGTCATGTTCCTGGAGCCCAAGGCGCTGCTGCGCGTGAAGGGCGAGGAGCGGATTCCGGGCGAGCCGGACGACGACCGCGCCCTGTCGAAGCTCATCGACGCGCCGCTGGGCGACCGCTCGCAGTGGAAGGCGCAGTGGCCCGAAGGGCTCCAGGCGTACGCGGTGCCCTTCGGCAAGGGGAAGACGGTGCGTGAAGGCACGCAGCTCACGGTGGTGAGCTACGGCCGCACCCTGCCCCTGTGCGCCAAGGCCGCGGAGAACCTGGCCGCCGACGGCATCAGCGCGGAGGTCATCGACCTGCGCTCGCTGTGGCCGTACGACTGGGAGCTCATCAAGGCCTCCGTCCAGAAGACGGGCCGCGTGCTCTTCGTCAACGAGGACACCGAGGTGACGAACTTCGGTGAGCACCTGGTGCGCCGCACGGTGGAGGAGCTGTTCTACTCGCTGCTGGCGCCGCCGCGGCTCTTGGCCGGCAAGTTCCTGCCGGGCATCGGCCTGGCGGACGCGCTGGAGATGGCGTCGGTGCCGCAGTTGAGCGACATCACCACCGCCATCCGCTCGCTCGCGGCCGAACAGCCGTAA
- a CDS encoding thiamine pyrophosphate-dependent dehydrogenase E1 component subunit alpha: MSRPRLIKESSEASAPLERELLVRIHDLMVKTRVLEERLIQMYKQGHGYFWIGGPGEEAFNVSLGLLMKKGQGPEFDYLHAHYRQSGTLLALGEEPIGSLRQMKNTATDPYSGGRNFAGHYSARKINVAPVSSPIEVQYSIAPGTAMVQKRLGGDGITIVTGGDAGTAEGDFASCLVWSSRPANPLPILIIVTNNKWGISTSAEGQHGEPRVSERGKAFGIRSKTINGNDAVEAYTELREAMAYVRTERKPFLLEANVSRLYGHSSASGANYVGNEVDCLKDFEAKLEKDGVLTRQQMDDLRNRYTEEMAAAARTARDEPQPEPDTIWKHIFAEDK, translated from the coding sequence GTGTCTCGTCCCCGACTCATCAAAGAATCCTCAGAAGCGTCCGCGCCGCTCGAGCGGGAGCTGCTGGTCCGCATCCATGACCTGATGGTCAAGACGCGAGTGCTCGAAGAGCGCCTCATCCAGATGTACAAGCAGGGCCATGGGTACTTCTGGATTGGCGGTCCCGGTGAGGAGGCGTTCAACGTCTCCCTGGGCCTGCTCATGAAGAAGGGCCAGGGCCCCGAGTTCGACTATCTGCACGCCCACTACCGTCAGTCGGGCACCCTGCTGGCCCTGGGCGAGGAGCCCATCGGTTCGCTGCGGCAGATGAAGAACACGGCCACGGACCCGTATTCAGGCGGCCGGAACTTCGCGGGCCACTACTCCGCCCGGAAGATCAACGTGGCGCCGGTGTCCTCGCCCATCGAGGTCCAGTACTCCATCGCCCCGGGCACCGCCATGGTGCAGAAGCGCCTGGGTGGCGACGGCATCACCATCGTCACCGGTGGCGACGCCGGCACGGCCGAAGGCGATTTCGCCTCGTGCCTGGTGTGGAGCAGCCGCCCCGCCAACCCGCTGCCCATCCTCATCATCGTCACCAACAACAAGTGGGGCATCTCCACGTCCGCGGAGGGCCAGCACGGCGAGCCGCGCGTCAGCGAGCGCGGCAAGGCCTTTGGCATCCGCTCGAAGACCATCAACGGCAACGACGCCGTGGAGGCCTACACCGAGCTGCGTGAGGCCATGGCCTACGTGCGCACGGAGCGAAAGCCCTTCCTGCTGGAGGCCAACGTGTCGCGCCTCTACGGCCACTCCTCCGCCTCCGGTGCCAACTACGTGGGCAACGAGGTCGACTGCCTCAAGGACTTCGAGGCGAAGCTGGAGAAGGACGGCGTCCTGACGCGGCAGCAGATGGACGATTTGCGCAACCGCTACACCGAAGAGATGGCCGCCGCGGCCCGGACGGCGCGCGACGAGCCGCAGCCCGAGCCAGACACCATCTGGAAGCACATCTTCGCGGAGGACAAGTAA
- a CDS encoding M50 family metallopeptidase — MRPHFHVAGFPVHLHPLFLLVSLATGWSLISEPARLALWVAIVFVSVLLHELGHALAFRRYGCASRIELHGMGGTTHATGVGHLTHQQSAWVSFAGPGIGFAAGGLVWAASKLLPTGEPGGLVHQGLQQFLFVNIGWGLFNLLPVQPMDGGHLLADLVRARNGYRYERWLLGIGIATAVAVLGLAIWSKHIWLGLLAMMLGMMNFEQLRRTPQQAPAAARTFFPPKARRAAPLPEPSSQGPVSVQRLMDSLRGPPAAQAWTEEEDELEGPHDPALVGEMLLDSGLPELAVHPLQTAFTQAPLPRTGHALVLALLRTGRLRDVSALLDSSHAKQLSEDTLALISEHAGEAAPATLAERVTALRHGRTPAPDESR, encoded by the coding sequence ATGCGGCCCCATTTCCACGTGGCCGGCTTTCCGGTCCACCTCCACCCGCTCTTCCTGCTCGTCTCGTTGGCGACGGGCTGGTCGCTCATCTCCGAACCCGCGCGGCTCGCGCTGTGGGTGGCCATCGTCTTCGTGTCGGTGCTGCTCCACGAGCTGGGGCACGCGCTCGCCTTCCGCCGCTACGGCTGCGCCTCTCGCATCGAGCTGCACGGCATGGGCGGCACCACCCACGCGACAGGCGTCGGCCACCTCACCCACCAGCAGTCGGCCTGGGTGAGCTTCGCCGGGCCGGGCATCGGCTTCGCGGCCGGAGGACTCGTGTGGGCGGCGTCGAAGCTGCTGCCCACGGGCGAGCCGGGCGGACTGGTGCACCAGGGGCTCCAGCAGTTCCTGTTCGTCAACATCGGCTGGGGCCTGTTCAACCTGCTGCCCGTGCAGCCCATGGACGGAGGCCATCTGCTGGCGGACCTGGTGCGCGCGCGCAACGGGTACCGGTACGAGCGCTGGCTGCTCGGCATCGGCATCGCCACGGCGGTGGCCGTGCTGGGCCTGGCCATCTGGTCAAAGCACATCTGGCTGGGGCTCCTGGCGATGATGCTGGGGATGATGAACTTCGAGCAGCTCCGCCGGACGCCCCAGCAGGCCCCCGCGGCGGCGCGCACGTTCTTCCCACCCAAGGCGCGCCGGGCCGCGCCATTGCCCGAGCCATCCTCGCAAGGCCCGGTCTCCGTCCAGCGGCTGATGGACTCGCTGCGGGGCCCGCCCGCCGCCCAGGCGTGGACGGAGGAAGAGGACGAACTCGAGGGCCCGCACGACCCCGCGCTGGTGGGCGAGATGCTCCTGGACAGCGGGCTGCCGGAGCTGGCGGTCCATCCGCTCCAGACGGCCTTCACCCAGGCGCCGCTGCCGCGCACGGGCCACGCGCTGGTGCTCGCATTGCTGCGCACGGGGCGGCTGCGGGATGTGTCCGCGCTGCTGGACAGCTCTCACGCCAAGCAACTGTCCGAGGACACCCTGGCCCTCATCTCCGAACACGCCGGGGAGGCGGCCCCGGCCACACTGGCGGAGCGCGTCACCGCCTTGCGACACGGCCGGACTCCTGCCCCGGATGAGTCCCGCTGA
- a CDS encoding PP2C family protein-serine/threonine phosphatase, with the protein MSSTNTRLKSAPPSDAPSDDAALPPSERTGTQDVTGTRESTATRLTGPLGMGQGEGGTRTLIAPLEAGELPNVALIKGLRLDQILLLTTGVLVVLIVGLLAALSVASTQSQFEETALVSKERIQEQARELGQTVGQTIALTSATNLRDNNYAFLEEVAGSIVKTNPNILRVQIFDPDGVRMADSEGASEDKEDAAPVRRAERRMVSAFYQGQPISEIQEPIDYGSSSGKGLVVISYSLGGLQKQLEALEQDKRATVRANTLRMLGLGLGFVVLAGVLVAYQSRRITRPLGMLTSKVMQLAAGNLGARAGTAQGAGREVVTLGVVFNHMAERIKVLLEDVRAKAQLEREVSLARTVQETLLPGREGVQVGPLRIAGLVITADACGGDWWFRAALDERRVVIGIGDVTGHGLSTSLVATSATSGFASAMTLREPSQVNAQMLITALNVTLANVGRGEHQMSSALAVIDVSNGYIDYAAGAHPSAVVFNKHSGQLASLPARGPLLGASVASQFTSRQAQLRPGDVVVWFTDGLTEARDGAGKLYGTQRLAAAIQAHSHLSAEALRDAVLADARAFSAGQPQRDDITVVVAEFSPAA; encoded by the coding sequence TTGTCCAGTACGAATACGCGACTGAAGTCCGCGCCCCCGTCCGACGCGCCCTCGGACGATGCGGCGCTCCCGCCGTCCGAGCGGACGGGCACCCAGGACGTCACGGGGACGCGTGAGTCCACCGCCACCCGGCTGACCGGCCCCCTGGGCATGGGACAGGGGGAGGGGGGGACACGCACCCTCATCGCTCCGCTGGAGGCGGGCGAGCTGCCCAACGTGGCCCTCATCAAGGGCCTGCGGTTGGATCAAATCCTCCTGCTCACCACCGGTGTGCTGGTGGTGCTCATCGTCGGCCTGCTGGCGGCGCTGTCGGTGGCCTCCACGCAGTCGCAGTTCGAGGAGACGGCGCTGGTCTCCAAGGAGCGCATCCAGGAGCAGGCGCGCGAGCTGGGCCAGACGGTGGGGCAGACCATCGCGCTCACGTCGGCCACCAACCTGCGCGACAACAACTACGCCTTCCTCGAGGAGGTGGCCGGCTCCATCGTCAAGACGAACCCCAACATCCTCCGGGTGCAGATTTTCGACCCGGACGGGGTGCGCATGGCGGACAGCGAGGGCGCCTCCGAGGACAAGGAGGACGCCGCCCCGGTCCGCCGCGCCGAGCGCCGCATGGTGAGCGCCTTCTACCAGGGGCAGCCCATCTCCGAGATTCAGGAGCCCATCGACTATGGCTCCAGCAGCGGCAAGGGGCTGGTCGTCATCAGCTACTCGCTGGGCGGGCTGCAGAAGCAGTTGGAGGCGCTGGAGCAGGACAAGCGCGCGACGGTGCGCGCCAACACGCTGCGCATGCTGGGCCTGGGGCTGGGCTTCGTGGTGCTGGCCGGCGTGCTGGTGGCCTACCAGAGCCGGCGCATCACCCGGCCGTTGGGCATGCTGACCAGCAAGGTGATGCAGCTCGCCGCCGGAAACCTGGGCGCGCGCGCGGGCACCGCCCAGGGCGCGGGCCGCGAGGTGGTGACGCTGGGCGTGGTGTTCAACCACATGGCCGAGCGCATCAAGGTGCTGCTGGAGGACGTGCGCGCCAAGGCCCAGTTGGAGCGCGAGGTGTCGCTCGCGCGGACCGTTCAGGAGACGCTGCTGCCCGGGCGCGAGGGCGTGCAGGTGGGGCCGCTGCGCATCGCCGGGCTCGTCATCACCGCGGATGCGTGCGGCGGTGACTGGTGGTTCCGCGCCGCGCTGGATGAGCGGCGCGTCGTGATTGGCATTGGCGACGTGACGGGCCACGGCCTGTCCACCTCGCTGGTGGCCACCAGCGCCACCAGCGGCTTCGCCTCCGCGATGACGCTGCGGGAGCCTTCGCAGGTGAACGCGCAGATGCTCATCACCGCGCTCAACGTGACGTTGGCCAACGTGGGCCGCGGCGAGCACCAGATGTCCAGCGCGCTGGCCGTCATCGACGTGTCCAACGGCTACATCGACTACGCGGCCGGCGCGCACCCCAGCGCGGTGGTGTTCAACAAGCACAGCGGCCAGCTCGCGTCGCTGCCGGCGCGCGGCCCGCTGCTGGGCGCGTCCGTGGCGTCCCAGTTCACCTCGCGGCAGGCGCAGCTTCGGCCCGGTGACGTGGTGGTCTGGTTCACGGACGGCCTCACCGAGGCGCGGGACGGCGCGGGCAAGCTGTACGGCACCCAGCGTCTGGCCGCCGCCATCCAGGCCCATTCCCACCTGTCCGCGGAGGCGCTGCGCGACGCGGTGCTGGCGGACGCCCGCGCCTTCAGTGCCGGCCAGCCGCAGCGCGACGACATCACCGTCGTCGTGGCCGAATTCAGCCCCGCCGCCTGA